The Deltaproteobacteria bacterium DNA window CCTCCATGACACTGGCCTCATCCAGCCATCCTCTGGAAGATGCGGCCTTTATCATTGAGTACTCACCGCTCACCTGATATGCGGCAATCGGAAGGGTGAACTCCTGCCGCAGCAGATGGATTATATCGAGATACGGCATGGCCGGCTTCACCATGAGGATATCGGCCCCTTCCTCAAGGTCCAGCATGGCCTCCCGCATGGCCTCCCTGGCATTTGCAGGATCCATCTGGTATGAGCGGCGATCTCCGGATTTGGGGGCGCACTCCGCTGCTTCACGGAAGGGCCCGTAGAATGATGAGGCATACTTTACGGCATAGGAAAGAATGGGGATCTGATCAAAGCCGTGTTCGTCAAGGGTCTCCCTTATCGCCCCCACACGGCCGTCCATCATATCGGAAGGTGCCACAATGTCCGCCCCCGCCCTGGCGTGGGAGAGTGCGACCTTTGCCAGCAGCTCCAGGGTTGCGTCATTGTCTATCCGGCCGTTTGAGAGTACTCCGCAGTGCCCGTGAGAGGTATACTCGCAAAGGCATACATCTGTCACAACAAGGAGATCGGGTACTGAATTTTTTATGGCGGATACGGCCCTTTGCACCACACCGCTTTTTATCCAGGCATGGGAGCCCCTTGGGTCCTTTTTTTCAGGAAGACCGAATAGAATGACCGCATTGATTCCCAGATCAAAGACCTCTTCGGCCTCTTTTACTACCGCATCCACAGAA harbors:
- a CDS encoding porphobilinogen synthase; its protein translation is MMYPEYRPRRLRRTESLRALIRETALSPKHLVYPLFIVHGKGIKNPIEAMPGCYQFSVDAVVKEAEEVFDLGINAVILFGLPEKKDPRGSHAWIKSGVVQRAVSAIKNSVPDLLVVTDVCLCEYTSHGHCGVLSNGRIDNDATLELLAKVALSHARAGADIVAPSDMMDGRVGAIRETLDEHGFDQIPILSYAVKYASSFYGPFREAAECAPKSGDRRSYQMDPANAREAMREAMLDLEEGADILMVKPAMPYLDIIHLLRQEFTLPIAAYQVSGEYSMIKAASSRGWLDEASVMEESVLSIRRAGADVIITYFAKDMARILVNIR